Sequence from the Penaeus vannamei isolate JL-2024 chromosome 41, ASM4276789v1, whole genome shotgun sequence genome:
ACTGCCCACTGTTGTTTTCTTTAGTGAATTGCATTTGCACAGCGACGGCTCTTCAGCTACTCAGCCACCAAGGAACCAAAAAATAAGCCTACCGCATCCTCAAccgatttcccctttccttgagttgtcagaaaaaaagtatttacttttttttcctaatactgttgatattgatgtttttatttgacATAATGATCATGTGTTTAAAACCTTTGTCCAATTTTCGCAGGTATGGCTATTGGTGACGGCCTCTGCGACCCTGTGTCAATGGTCGATTACGGGGACTTCCTGTACCAGGTCGGCCTCATCGATGACTTGGACCTCATCTACTTCAAGCAGGAGAGTGCCAAGGCGGTGGACTTCATTAACCAGCAGGAGTGGATCAAGGCCTTTGAGGTAGTGGCGACCGCGTAGAGTGATTGATCGATTGgtttttattatggttgttgttattaagaTTTTCTAGTGaagggtttgttttgttttttttaattttttttttttattattattattgattgggATATAGATGCCTAATGCATCATCGTCGACGTTGACTTGGACCttgacgtcatcatcatcgtaatcaccaTCACCAGTGCAATCAGTACATCTTTTCGTGCCTTAAATAATTTTTTAGCATTCCCATTTTATGTTCTgtcccaaaaaataaaaagatgcagTACCGTATAAAAGTTATCAGTGAAGAATCGGTTTGATATTTCCCCAACAGGTGTTCGATAGTCTTCTGAACGGCGACAAAACAGAAGGTCCGTCGTACTTCACCAATGTCACTGGACTTACCAACTACTTCAACTTCCTAGCACAAGGGGAACCTAAGGTATGGTCTGCGTGACTTAGAGAACAGAATTAATGGCAGTCGTTCAAGACGTTCATAATTTAATGCTAATGCTCCCATTTGCGTTACTGTCGTCTctcaatttattttcatatttgtgtatgtttttgctaAAATGGCTTTTGAAAATGCAGGCTCTGGAGCATTATGAAGTGTAAGAGAAATGtaatatagattaatagacaaaGCTAATAGCTAGAAAAGGATacggataataatttttatttatgaaaGTACAAAAACTTAATAATTGATTTTCCCAATGTAGGTGTTGTTTTCCTACTTTTTTATATGTTGCTCTGCAATTTCTTTTTTTGAAATGAATACTAAAAATGCTTCAATTTATCAAGTAAAATCAACTTTTAAATCACAGAAGTTGCATCTTTCTGTAGGACATGAGTTACTGGGAGCAGTACATCAACCGACCTGGTGTGCGAAGGGCCATTCACGTTGGTAATCTGACATTCCATGACGGCTCTGAGGTGGAGACTCACCTCTTGGAGGACATCATGAAGAGTGTGAAGCCTTGGATTGAAGAGGTAGGAAGGAATTTTGATAGTGTGTTGatgtagattattattattattttatttttcttattactgttttAGAAATTACTACTGGTGTGTTTAAGCTTTAAATACTGAAGATGTATGCTGTAATATTTGCATCCAAGGTATTTACTGAGCATAATTGACCCCTGACCTTCACTTCTGCAGTTGTTGGATAACTATAACGTGCTGATATACAATGGGCAACTGGACATCATCATAGCCTACACCCTGACCGAGAACTTCCTTAAGACCCTTAAGTGGGAACGTAGTGAGGAGTTCAAGAGCTCGCAGCGGTACATATGGCGTGTGGACGATGGTGTGGCTGGGTATGTGCGAGAAATCCCTGGGTTCGTTCAGGTGATGATCCGGAATGCAGGTCACATGGTCCCATATGACCAGCCCAAGTGGGCGTATGACATGATCAGTCGCTTCACATCGGTCAAGTCCTTCTCAGAAGCTTAAGGGTTGTTTTGGATGTGCGTGGCTAGCTGGGTGAAATTGCTTGGTCTGATTTAGCAGTATGTGTGGAAAAGACAATTGATTTTTTCCATACGATGAGGTCAAGTTGAGGAAGGCTCATAGAAAGTCTTTCATTAAATATAATGGACATATAAATTGTCTTTTGAGAAAGTTTCATGGAGGAGGCATAGATTTAGTCATACTTCAGAGGTTGTATTAATACATAGCTTGCACTGTGATATTTAACAgtgattttctccctttttatagcATTTGTCTGCTATATGACAGTAT
This genomic interval carries:
- the LOC113800094 gene encoding probable serine carboxypeptidase CPVL, whose translation is MKCFVVLLALSAVTAAWRGPFRKFLSSGGDLTIPAEEWEDAGKPLFLTPLLEAGKVKEARSLSRVSMGHRHGHSFSGYFTVNKEYNSNLFFWFFPSRSKPENAPVLVWLQGGPGGSSLFGLFAEHGPFTIDQDLHIVPRKYPWTKTHNVLYIDNPVGTGFSFTENDAGYARNQTDVGRDLYAAVLQFFTLFPELQRNSFFVTGESYAGKYVPALTYTIHKENPTAKIKINLKGMAIGDGLCDPVSMVDYGDFLYQVGLIDDLDLIYFKQESAKAVDFINQQEWIKAFEVFDSLLNGDKTEGPSYFTNVTGLTNYFNFLAQGEPKDMSYWEQYINRPGVRRAIHVGNLTFHDGSEVETHLLEDIMKSVKPWIEELLDNYNVLIYNGQLDIIIAYTLTENFLKTLKWERSEEFKSSQRYIWRVDDGVAGYVREIPGFVQVMIRNAGHMVPYDQPKWAYDMISRFTSVKSFSEA